TTGGCTGGTATAGGCTCACCGAAATGGATAGTAGCTTTATCAGGAAAATTTAAAATACCCTCATAATTTAAGCCTAGAGGTAGCAACTGTAAGTCTGTTTCGGGATATTTTTCAAGCGTATCCCATACAATTCGAGTAAACCCTTTGCTTAACGGCCTTACGGTTCGCCTTAAATCATGGCCGCCTTCAGGAAAAATAACCACGGTTTCCCCTTGACTAAGCAACTTGGTACAGGTTTCAAAAATGGCATTATTATTTGTTAGACTTCCCCAACCATCGCGAATACGGTAAACAGGTAGCATTTGAAACCGATGAAACAGCTTTGCTAGTAAAGGTTTGGTAAATACTCCTGCACGGGTTAAATAATGTAAAAAGCGATCGATTGTCACGGCTATCAGCAGAGGATCAATTAATCCATTTTGGTGATTACATAAAATGAGTGTTGGCTTGTTTTTAGGTAGGCGCTCCTTATTAAAGACTGTTATTTTCTTAAAATAGAAAAACATACCAATCTTCATATACCCCCTAATAGCTCTTAAAAAAATATATTTCAAACTAAATAAGATTATAACTTTCTGGTTAATGTATGGTCCATCTCAGATGTTTCCGAAATGTGATTTAAATCTAGCTTACGGTAGTTCCGTTTTTTACTGGATTTTCAGGATTCAAAAGTACTACATCTTTCCCGTTTACAGCGCCAACTACCAAACATTCGCTCATAAAACTAGCAATTTGCTTTTTCGAAAAGTTAATAACAGCAACGATTTGCCTGTTAATCAAGTCTTCTTTTTTGTAAAGTGTTGTAATTCGCGCCGAAGTTTTTTTAATCCCAAGATCCCCAAAATCGATAAACAGTTGATACGCTGGGTTCCTAGCTTCCGGGAAGTCTTTCACCTCCAAAATAGTACCTACCCGAAGATCAACTTTAGTAAATTCTTCAAAAGTAATTAGCGCTTTCATTTTTTAAAAATACAAATATTGCCGAACTTTGGTTAAACTTTTTATCATGGCAAATACCCCTTCAAATATGTTGCCCTTAGGCACAAAAGCTCCTTTTTTCGAGCTTCCAGATACCGTGAGTGGCAATACTTTAAATTTGAATAATTTAAAAGGCAAAAACGGCACGGTTATCCTATTTATCTGCAACCACTGTCCTTTTGTAATTCATATCAATAATACATTAGTTGACATTGCAAACGCTTACGCGGAAAGAGGTATTACTTTTATTGCCATTTCAAGTAACGATGCAGCGAACTACCCGCAGGATGGCCCAGAAAAAATGCGTATTCATGCTGAAAACGAAGGCTACCCTTTTCCATATCTTTACGATGAAAATCAAGCCGTAGCTAAAGCCTATGATGCGGCCTGCACCCCAGACTTGTATGTTTTCGATAAAAATTTATCGCTTGTTTACCGCGGACAATTAGATGATTCGCGCCCTGGAAATGGTAAACCCGTTACTGGCAAGGATTTAAAACACGCTTTGGATTGCTTGTTAGCAGGGAAAGACAATACCACCATACAGAAACCTAGTATAGGGTGTAATATTAAGTGGAAGTCTTAATAATACTAATTACAACTTTTACTTCAGTTTTAATTGCCAGATTCCTACATGCTGCCAGGTATCAAATTTGAATCCGACCTCATTAAGATGCGCTACCTTTTCAAAACCAAAATGCTCATGAAGTTTAACACTGGCGTCGTTAGGAATGGTAAGCACTCCTAATACTGTATGAAAATTGTTTTGTTTTAGTCTTTTGAGTAAATCAGCATAAAGTTTTGTGCCAATTTGCTTGCCATGAGCACCATGCTTTACATAAACCGTAGATTCCACAACATGGTTGTATGCAGGTTTAGGACGAAATCGACTGCCATAAGCATAGCCTAAAATTTCATTATTTTCTTCGTAAACTAGAAAAGGATAATCCTTATTGATGCCATCTATTTTATATTGAAAATCATCCAAAGTTAGTGCATCAATATCGAAGGTCGCTACCGAATTTAGTACGTAGTAATTATATATATCTAATAAGGCTTGAGTGTCCTCGGGTTTTATTTGTCTAATCATCTTACAACCAACCTTTTTGTTTCAAGACATTTTCAATATGCGCATAATGATGATTACTATGCCAAGCGTAATTGCCTATTTGGAAATTCAGTTTCACTTCACTGTTCGTTTCAGGATGAATAAAACGGCGCTCTAAATCAGCTTCCGTTAGAGTTTTTAATAAGTAGACCAACTTAAAATGAATGGCCTTAATGTGATGCAGAGACATATCAATAGGTGCGAATTTAGAATCTGAAAGTTCTGCCCAGCGGTCTTCATAATACGCTTTAATTAGAGGCTTATCTTCCGTTAAAGCCCATTTAAACCGCGTATAACTATGATGGTGGCTATCAGCAACATGATGAATAACCTGCCTGATGGTCCATCCCCCAGGACGGTATTCGGTATCTAATTGGGCGTCATTCAAATTTTCTACCAGTGACTCTAAGCGCTTTGGAAACTGCTCCAAAACAGAAATCCATGCGTTTAAATCTGAGTTAGAAATCGATTTTGGGCATTCAAATTTCCCTATAGGGTAACGTAATTTTTCAAGCTCTGTATTCGTCATTTTTAATGGCAATTAAATGGATTATGAAATTAAACAATAAATAGTTACAACAAAAAAAAGAGACTGTGTGAAAAATTTACTTGATGTCATATTGAGCTTGTCGAAATATCTCAATGTTCCCTCGAAAAAGGGTTTCGACAAGCTCAACCTGACAAATCAAATAATTTTAACTTTTCAGACAGCCTCTAATACTTATTTTAAAAACGATTTATTTCACTCTCATTAACTCAACATCAAAAATTAAAGTAGCATCTGGTGGAATAACTCCTCCAGCACCTCTACTTCCGTAACCTAAGTGGCTAGGAATTACGAAACGTGCCTTATCACCTACTTGTAATAACTGAATACCTTCATCCCATCCTGAAATA
This genomic interval from Tamlana carrageenivorans contains the following:
- a CDS encoding lysophospholipid acyltransferase family protein codes for the protein MKYIFLRAIRGYMKIGMFFYFKKITVFNKERLPKNKPTLILCNHQNGLIDPLLIAVTIDRFLHYLTRAGVFTKPLLAKLFHRFQMLPVYRIRDGWGSLTNNNAIFETCTKLLSQGETVVIFPEGGHDLRRTVRPLSKGFTRIVWDTLEKYPETDLQLLPLGLNYEGILNFPDKATIHFGEPIPAKSLYTGQRNQDVVTLKTRIQAEMSQLTTVVPIENYKETLDKLESLKVDFLKPHTVNACIKNNFEAPVERPKARFVWLKQLFRFLLIVNYIMPYVVWKYYAQPKIKELEFVATFRFAVTIVLGPLWLLLTVFAVGSLFGFAAALYYLIMSLVLALVAVKL
- a CDS encoding tRNA-binding protein, which produces MKALITFEEFTKVDLRVGTILEVKDFPEARNPAYQLFIDFGDLGIKKTSARITTLYKKEDLINRQIVAVINFSKKQIASFMSECLVVGAVNGKDVVLLNPENPVKNGTTVS
- a CDS encoding thioredoxin family protein, giving the protein MANTPSNMLPLGTKAPFFELPDTVSGNTLNLNNLKGKNGTVILFICNHCPFVIHINNTLVDIANAYAERGITFIAISSNDAANYPQDGPEKMRIHAENEGYPFPYLYDENQAVAKAYDAACTPDLYVFDKNLSLVYRGQLDDSRPGNGKPVTGKDLKHALDCLLAGKDNTTIQKPSIGCNIKWKS
- a CDS encoding GNAT family N-acetyltransferase, coding for MIRQIKPEDTQALLDIYNYYVLNSVATFDIDALTLDDFQYKIDGINKDYPFLVYEENNEILGYAYGSRFRPKPAYNHVVESTVYVKHGAHGKQIGTKLYADLLKRLKQNNFHTVLGVLTIPNDASVKLHEHFGFEKVAHLNEVGFKFDTWQHVGIWQLKLK
- a CDS encoding YfiT family bacillithiol transferase; translation: MTNTELEKLRYPIGKFECPKSISNSDLNAWISVLEQFPKRLESLVENLNDAQLDTEYRPGGWTIRQVIHHVADSHHHSYTRFKWALTEDKPLIKAYYEDRWAELSDSKFAPIDMSLHHIKAIHFKLVYLLKTLTEADLERRFIHPETNSEVKLNFQIGNYAWHSNHHYAHIENVLKQKGWL